The Triticum aestivum cultivar Chinese Spring chromosome 3A, IWGSC CS RefSeq v2.1, whole genome shotgun sequence genome includes a region encoding these proteins:
- the LOC123060914 gene encoding probable folate-biopterin transporter 4, producing MAEAAPASPWWAGRMAAAFGAPFLWLVCLIYFIQGFRSFVWTAVSYQMKDIMKLSPSTSQFLVSAAFFPWSIKPIYGIVSDCIPIKQRKRVPYLIISSGLSLFPWLIIGLSEHLRSSSNLFTLMLIVQNLGSAMADVVIDAMIAEAVRSAGPEFAGDLQSLSWSSMAVGGIFGSLLGGYALSNLPINVIYIIFSALPLFQLVTCVFVKESPKGFESTIDNAAHDHADDQNIDSAFAGQGSGESFKYASTRRRKGARKKNKRKTLSKRPEGHEKHNNSVNLYSSLKSAFFSLCTAFKQPAILRPMAWFFLSNAAVPNISTVMFYYQTEVLHLEASFLGTARVIGWFSLMLGTYIYNRYLKHKKLRNILMFAHLGLAIITVLDILLVSRLHMQYGIADKYMVLWGSALADAINQFKMMPFLILSGQLCPPGIEGTLFALFMSINNLSSTLGSFLGAALTSALNISSVQFDNLALGLTVQLMGTLLPIGFLFLIPRDVRGLTT from the exons ATGGCGGAGGCGGCGCCGGCCTCGCCGTGGTGGGCGGGGCGGatggcggcggcgttcggggcgcCGTTCCTGTGGCTCGTCTGCCTGATCTACTTCATCCAG GGTTTCAGATCTTTTGTCTGGACAGCTGTCTCATATCAAATGAAGGACATCATGAAGCTGTCACCCTCAACATCACAGTTTTTGGTCTCTGCTGCATTTTTCCCTTGGAGCATAAAACCTATATATGG GATTGTGTCGGACTGTATTCCAATTAAGCAGAGGAAGCGTGTACCCTATTTGATCATTTCTAGTGGTCTTTCTCTATTTCCATGGCTTATCATTGGGCTGTCAGAACATTTGAGGAGCTCAAGCAATCTTTTTACGCTAATGTTGATTGTACAGAACTTGGGATCTGCCATGGCAGATGTTGTTATAGATGCAATGATTGCAGAGGCAGTTCGATCAGCAGG GCCAGAATTTGCTGGTGATCTCCAGTCATTATCTTGGTCATCAATGGCTGTAGGGGGGATATTTGGGAGCTTATTGGGAGGATACGCATTGTCCAATCTCCCAATAAATGTTATTTATATTATTTTCTCTGCTCTTCCACTGTTCCAACTAGTTACATGTGTTTTCGTTAAGGAATCTCCAAAAGGATTTGAGAGCACGATAGATAATGCTGCACATGATCATGCTGATGATCAGAATATTGATAGTGCTTTTGCTGGACAAGGCTCAGGTGAATCTTTTAAATATGCGAGCACTAGGAGGCGAAAGGGTGCTCGTAAAAAGAACAAAAGGAAAACATTGTCCAAACGACCTGAAGGTCATGAGAAGCACAATAATTCAGTTAATTTATACTCATCTCTGAAATCAGCCTTCTTCAGTTTATGCACAGCTTTTAAGCAGCCAGCAATTCTGCG ACCTATGGCATGGTTTTTCCTTTCAAATGCAGCAGTTCCAAATATCTCAACAGTAATGTTCTATTATCAAACGGAGGTTCTACATCTGGAGGCATCCTTCTTAGGGACTGCACGTGTGATTGGGTGGTTCAGTCTAATGCTTGGCACATATATCTACAACCGCTACTTAAAGCATAAAAAACTCAGGAATATTCTTAT GTTTGCACATCTTGGCCTTGCGATAATTACTGTACTGGACATTTTACTGGTGTCAAGATTACATATGCAGTATGGAATAGCAGACAAATACATGGTGCTGTGGGGCTCTGCTTTGGCTGATGCAATCAACCAATTCAA GATGATGCCGTTCCTAATCCTCTCGGGACAACTTTGCCCACCTGGAATCGAGGGCACACTGTTTGCTCTGTTCATGTCCATTAACAACCTCAGTTCGACATTAGGTTCATTCCTTGGAGCTGCATTGACGTCAGCTTTGAACATCTCGTCGGTACAGTTTGACAATCTGGCACTCGGCCTAACTGTTCAGCTGATGGGCACTCTCTTACCTATTGGATTTTTGTTTCTGATTCCAAGGGACGTCAGGGGACTAACAACATAG